The Arachis ipaensis cultivar K30076 chromosome B10, Araip1.1, whole genome shotgun sequence DNA window ggcctacttggtgtgtgcttaggctgagcattgaagctttcacgtatagaggtcttccttggagttaaactccagtttgtaacttgtttctggcgtttaactctgctttgcaacctgtttctgccgtttaactccagaatagggcagagatctggcgttaaatgccagtttgcgtcatctaaactcaggcaaagtatggactattatatatttctggaaagccctggatgcctactttccaacgcaattaagagcgcgccatttggacttctgtagctcaagaaaagccactttgagtgcagggaggtcagaatccaacagcatctgcagtccttctttagcctctgaatctgatttttgctcaagtccctcaatttcagtcagaaattacctgaaatcacagaaaaacacacaaactcatagtaaagtctagaaatgtgatttttatttaaaaactaataaaaatatactaaaaactaatcaaatcatactgaaaactatgtaaaaacaatgccaaaaagcgtataaattatctgctcatcacaaacttttgtcaactcgttgggagacgacctgggattcatactcccagtatttttattctaattttgtgacaaactttctaaattgatgggcggattttagctggttaagaactatacttacaacgctatTTCTATATTGAATTCTTAATTGGCCGACTTCTGCCTCGCATCAGTTACCAGTTTGGAGGAGAAGTTGGAGCTGGCATATTTGAAAGAAGAGAGCTATTGGCGAGAAAAATCTAGAGTCAAGTGGCTAAAAAAAGGAGATCAGAACACTAGATTCTTTCACCAGAAATTTCAATCAAGGATGCGAAGGAACAGAATTTGGAGATTAGTAAGGAGGGACAATGAGATTGCATCGAAACCGGAGGATATTGCAAAGGTAGCTGAAGACTACTTTTGTgatatttttacttcttcttgTTCGGCTGATCTAAATCCATACTTAGAGGATTTAGAGCCTAAGGTTACAGCTTCCATAAACCGTAGGCTCCAAAGGCCAGTAACTATGGACGAGGTCAAAAGAGCTACATTTAGTGTTCATGCTCAAAGTGCTCCTGGTGATGACGGGTTTACAGCtaagttttttcactttttctgggaTATAGTTGGAGGTGACATTTTTAAGGCAGTGAGAAGTTTCTTTCACAGTGGCAGAATTTTAAAAAGCTTCAATCATACTCAAATTTATTTGATTCCAAAGGTGACAGATGCTAGTGACATGACTCAGGTACGACCGATCAGTTTGTCTTcagttatgtataaaattatttctaaagttatggtgcaccgattacaaggtattatgaataaaattataagcCCAAATCAGAGTGCGTTTCTCAAAGGTAGACTCATTTCAGATAATATTCTAATTGCCGACGATTATATGCACtatatgaaaaattaaagaagTGGGGCAGAGCATGAGATGGCTATTAAACTAGACATGAGCAAGGCTTATGATAGGGTTGAATGGAATTTCTTATGGTATATTATGGATAAGCTGGGCTTTGATGCTAAATGGATTAACTGGACTAAGGAATTGGTAACGACTGTTTCTTACTTTGTCGTTGTGGAAGGTCAACCTTTTGGCTATTTTAGGCCAAATAGGGGCATCCGACAGGGTGACCCCCTATCTCcatatctctttcttttttgtgcagaaggactttccttcttgctacacaaggcagagcaAAACAGATTAATTCAAGGAGTTCAAGTTAATCAGAGATGCCAAACAGTTAATCACCTTTTGTTTGCGATGATTCAATCTTTTTTTGCAAGAGCGCACCTAATACAAGCCAAAGTATTCTAGAATTGCTAGAGATCTATGAGGGTTTCAGTGGGCAAAAAGTCAATTTGAATAAGTCGGCTATCTTTTTCAGTCACAACACACCCCAGAACACAAGACTAGCAGTTGCTCAGAcactaaatattgaacatatcGGAGCACAAGACAAATACTTGGGACTGCCCTCTAtagttcaaaaatcaaagaaagcaacctTTGGAGCTATCAAGGATAAAGTTCAGAAGAGGATTATGGGTTGGAAAAGAAGTCTATTGTCATCAGGTGGCAGGCACACGCTATTAAGAGCGGTGGGGGAGgcgattcctatttatacactctcttgttTCAAGCTCCCAGACATGCTGTTGACTGAGATTCATAGCATGCTCTCGCAATTTTGGTGGGGTCAAAAAGGCGCAGAACGAagaatggtttggattaaatgggACACAATGACGAGACCGAAGAAAGATGGAGGGCTGTGGATCAAGGACCTAATGGCGCAAAATTTGGCTTTATTGGGCAAGCAATGTTGGCGTCTAATGAAATACCCTAATTCTACTctatcaagaatgctcaaagctaaatatttcagatatacaGATTTCCTACATTCAGAGATAGGAAGCGTACCGTCGTGGCGCTGGAGAAGTGTTCTTGAAGGGCGCAAGGTGATCGAGAAAGGCTTGTTATGGAAAATATGCTCTGGTACTAATGTTCGCATCTTCCATGACCCCTGGCTCCCACCACCAGTGCCCCTTAATGTCCCTCAAAATGCACTCACAATCCCGCCAAATCTACAAGTATATTACATTAGTGCGTTACTAAATCCTGATAGAAGCTGGAATAGAAATCTGATTGAGTCAATTTTTTCAGTTGATATATGCAATAAACTTCTTTCAATCAAACCAATAGAGGAGGAAGATGAAGTTAATTGGTGCTGAACAAAATCTGGTATATATGAAGTTGGGTCAGGATACAAAATTGCTTATGGATTCTTTCATTCTCCTACTTCATTGAGGCCCCAGAACATACAGAACAACAGAGTCTGGAATAGCATTTGGGAATTGAAATTACCTCATAAAATTAAGGTTTTTCTATGAAAAAGTCTTCATGAAAAGCTTCCGATGTTGCAACAAGTTCACAGCCGGTTCACATCCACTCCTGCCACTTGTCCAAGATGCATGTTGAAGGCtgaatcaatttctcatgctTTGTTTCAATGCCCCCTGTCTTCAATAATATGGTGCCTAAGATTAATAACCCTTGACCTATGAATGAGAGAAGAAGAGACCTTTTTCAATTGGTGGCAACGAGTCTTATCCTGGGCAGCGGCTCAATTCGACGGTAGATAAAAGACCCTCCTCATAGCGGCGCTGTGTTGGAGCACTTGGAAAGCGAGGAATCGGTGTGTTTTTGAGAAGGTAATAAGCCCGGCACCAGAGATAGTGAAAGAAGCCAGCAATTTAGTGCGTGAACTCGTGAGCCATACCTGATAGATGCTGCtaattttctttactcttttcTAAGCTCTTAGTCTTTCATTCACAGTTGGTGATAAATGGAAAGATCCAATTCTTTTGTACTTCCTTAtggaaatacttttattttatattaataaaataacatttatctttgaaaaaaaatacaTTCTGAAAAGCCACCGAAAGAAACTAATAGAGACTGATGTGGTACTTAATTAAAAAGGCTTCGAACAATCTCACTTTATTTTTGGTCAACAAAAGGGGCTTCACACTTAAAACACTCAGGATTCGGTGGTCCCAGaatg harbors:
- the LOC107620328 gene encoding uncharacterized protein LOC107620328; this translates as MRRNRIWRLVRRDNEIASKPEDIAKVAEDYFCDIFTSSCSADLNPYLEDLEPKVTASINRRLQRPVTMDEVKRATFSVHAQSAPGDDGFTAKFFHFFWDIVGGDIFKAVRSFFHSGRILKSFNHTQIYLIPKVTDASDMTQSAPNTSQSILELLEIYEGFSGQKVNLNKSAIFFSHNTPQNTRLAVAQTLNIEHIGAQDKYLGLPSIVQKSKKATFGAIKDKVQKRIMGWKRSLLSSGGRHTLLRAVGEAIPIYTLSCFKLPDMLLTEIHSMLSQFWWGQKGAERRMVWIKWDTMTRPKKDGGLWIKDLMAQNLALLGKQCWRLMKYPNSTLSRMLKAKYFRYTDFLHSEIGSVPSWRWRSVLEGRKVIEKGLLWKICSGTNVRIFHDPWLPPPVPLNVPQNALTIPPNLQVYYISALLNPDRSWNRNLIESIFSVDICNKLLSIKPIEEEDEVNWC